The Sphaerodactylus townsendi isolate TG3544 linkage group LG02, MPM_Stown_v2.3, whole genome shotgun sequence DNA segment acccaagtgattccggccgtgaaagccttcgacagtacattatcTATTCAGTAAATCATATTTAGCCAtccagctctctctttcctggtttgtgactaTCTTCTTGTTTGATCTAGACTGAGTTAACACATATAGCATAATGGATTTCAATGCCTATCCACTATACATATATCTATTTAAACATCTCATTCCCTTATTTAGTTAGGGGTGATCTAATATGGCTCTTTTGAGTGCCAGGCAGATGTTCAATCAGGGGTGACAGCTCAGCCACTCTCTAGTTCAGCCAAAGTGCTTTTGACCACTCTCTATTTTATATAAAACTGATTAAAGCTGAATATATCATACTATTGAAAAAGCAAAATTGTGTTAGGTCTCACAAGGGTACCTACTGCATATTTCTCCTCCCAACGttatttcttctcttctttccagtTTTAACTGCTGGGAATCATATTCCAAGATAATACTGTAACTTAGATATTATTTATGGCCAACAGAATATTTGCTAAATACAGTCTCATGGGGGATGGGGAAATGTACCATTTTGGAACTGTTTTATACTTCATCAGAACTTTAGAAAACGCTCTTCTCATATAATAGTTGCAAAATTCTCtattaggccctttctgcatacgCAAAAgtatgtgttttcaaaccacttacacaactgtttgcaagtggattttgctattccgcactgcttcaaagagcactgaaagcagtttgaaagtgcattattctgcatgtgtggaatgagcctgagtcttAACTTTCTCATCCCCTGTATATGAATGCCATTCAAAATGCTCCAAATTTAACAAGTATTTACCGTTCAACGTCAGCCATTATCTCAACCACACAAAGACAGCTGCTTCATAGTATGATAATAAGTTGGGAGCTGGTTAATATttaaatggaaaaccaccaagaaaacccagggttgctatgcagagcaaggcaatggcaaaccacctctgtaagtctcttgccttgaaaaccctaaggggccACCACAGATCAGTTGTGACTCGAtagcacttcccaccaccaggAAACTCTCATCTAGCTGTATCTGCTTTCATTTTGCAGCTTATGGAAAAGGTAAAAAATACTGTTATTTCAGGCTTCTTTTTTACATTAGATAAGACCTTCTCTCATAAGTCCAGTTATTTTCAGTCTTAACTGTTTCTTGTAACAGTTGGTGTAGAATAGCTGGTGAGAGCTCACTGCACATGTGATacataaagaaaaggaaagattctGGCCAGATTTTGGTAGgaacatagatttttttttaatcaccaacATTTTGCAAGGCAGTGTATTTTCAACTTCCATCTGAATTATGACAATATATTTAAACTGGAATGATCTGATGATTTCAGTATCAGTTCCAGTTACATATTTGCATTAAGCATTTTAGCTGCACTGACCTATTTAATCAGAAAGGAACCCACTGTAGTTTTTAGAATATCACTCTGCTAGTTACACAGATAAAGTGGGAGGGTCTACAACTGAAAAAAAGTGGCAGCATTGGATCATGTAATTTCAATAAACTCCCTTTTTTCACTTAATCTGAAGTCATGACCCGGAAAATCGTAAGGTTGGAATTCTCTGCCCCATTCCATCCCCCAGAGTTTTGGGCAACACAAGAACAAAAGAGAGAACACTGGGACAAACGAAGAAAATTCAATACTGGTAACTACACTCACCTCCCTTCCCAAATACAAAAATACTTCTTTACCTGATCACAAACTGGCACCTGGGCTATTGCAATCCGTTTTAAGAATTAACGACTGTTTAATCAAGTGGTCTGGCTGCCGAGTATGCACTCAGAGGGACCTTTGTTCTCACTGATTTAGCAATTCAGTTGCACATGTTTAAATTTGTATATTATAGAAAACAAGGATAGAATTTTTAAAACCTCAACAAATAAACAAAGGGCAAAACGAGAAGGAGCGCATTATGCAAAGCCAATGGAGCAGAAACCGCACCAAGCGGTCTAAAGATGCAACTCGTGTCGCAAATCCGAACTAGAACTGATCGCAAACTAACTCAAGCCCCGCCCCTCGCAGGGCTAAACTAAATCGACGCTTCAAAGGCGGGAGGAAACCCGTCTCCGCCCCCACGCGCGACGGCAGACATATGTCAGACTGTAAAAGCAAATGTCTCGTCACGTGGCATTTATGGCCACGTACTCTTCGGAAGTAGAGCTCATTTGCGTGCTCGCGCAAGGCACGACTGACGGAAATGACGCCTACTTTAAAGAGGGCTGTGCGTGCGAGTTGCTATAAAGGGCGGGGAGAGTCGTTTTGAGGCCGGAAGTGCGAGTGCGGAGGGGGAGAGGAACTTTTCAGTCCGCCGGGCACGAAATCGCTCTGCGGAGGAGGGACTTCGGTCCGTCGCCGGAGCCCGCGGTCTTTGCGGGGAAGGGTTGCGGAGCACAGGATGGAGTTCAGCGAGATCCTGATGATGGCGTCGGAGCAGCAGGGAGGCGGCGCAGTGCCGGtgagggagcggggggggggggggatgggaaattgGACTGGAGGGAGGCGGGGAGGGCAGGATCCAGTGCCGCCTGACTGGAGGACGCCGCCGTTATTCTCTCGACCCTCCGCCCGGTCCCCCTTTTTCAACGGAAGTAGCGAAGACTCGCATACAAACACGCCTCCTTCTCCATCTGGTCCGGTTGCCCGAAATAAGTGTAATTGTGGCCGGTCGGAGAGGTTACTCATCTGTTGTTCATTCATCTGCCAACAGCCAGTCGGGAACCTCTTGGCGACATACGCAGGCGAAGAACAGTTTGAAATGTTCtcctttttgttggtttgtttgcttGGATTTACAGGTCGAAGCGCGTAGGGTCTTTTGCATCCCGTCTTAGTCTCCTTTGCCAGAGGGACAGGTTCCGAGCAGGTTCAAGCGACCCAGACTCCCCTGCTTGCACACACGTGTCCACATTCCTCCCTCCACTTTCCAGCTGGTAGATAAGTCACCTCACAGAATATGACTGAGACAACTGACTTTacaatgtatcgtcgaaggctttcacagccggattcaactagttgttgtgggttttctgggctgtgtggccgtagtctggtagatcctgttcctctcctgcatctgtggctgacattttaCAGTTAATTATTTGAGCTTGCATTTGGTAGCCGGTGAGACTGTTTGAACTGCttgtggtttggggttttttaaatcccgtcctcccccccccctttttttttcctcttgcaaTGTCAAATCCTCCATAAAACGAGATCAAAACACTTCAAAGTGTGTTTGGTTCAGATGTCAAAGGAAAGCTACAGTTAGAAAAACAGTAACAGAGTCATGctcaaagggagaaaacaggggAAAGATCTTCAGtaagacattttttaaatgattcaTGCCCGTGTTTACCTGTTCTTCTTTGTACCACTCTAATGCTTTGACTGACTCAAGTAACCAATTAATTTTCCTCTGGTCCCATGTTAGCTTTTCATTGGCCTGTAGCTACATAGTGTCATAGTTTGTTTTGAAACTGAAGTTCATATTGGGATTGTGTTGCCCAAAGTGGAGgtacacagtctctcaatatagtggggaatattagcttagagcagactgttTATTAATGTTGCAAGAGACTGGGTAAGGAATCTTGAATACCAGTGTATATGAAGATCAGCttttagaagaaaatccacagagagcaATATAATGctaatttgacaatctttattgtagggataagaggttcgCAAGCagtgcaataaacacacacacagagttcctaagatatagataggttgggaaatagatttggaatagatagAAGTATGGAATGTATGGGTAATACTACCTAATCGCAgtgtgaagaagatccagggttcagatcCAAACGACCAGCATTTGGTTCTGGGGGCAATGCTTTGGAGACAGCAACAAAGTCGGAAAGGTGTCAGTGTCACTGAGTGATTGGTCCTTTGGGGGGTAGGATATTTATCAGGTGAAGAActacctctgggggtgtcagggcaACCTTTGGGTGTTGTCCGGATGGATTATTTGAGAagcaatagagtgcattgtaaggtggtcggaagaagttagttacagaagggagtatctgggttaaggtAATCGAGGAAACAATGACATCAGAAGTCTTCTTGTGACTAGAAATGAGAATCCATTCAGCTGGGCTTCTGTATTGAGGACTTATCCTttcttggctgtggagctgaaaatgtgctgatatagcaagcaagctgagagcatgggaacaggaaaacaattcctggaagtttcttgtaggtagacctggctattgccggAGAATACGCTCCTCAGCTCTGCAGCGCCAGAGCTTTAGGTTGGCAcacgggcagggatacctgtgaataatcAGTCCCCCCGCTATGCTAGGGCAGATGGTAACAATTGTGCTAAAGCAGAATATAAGGTTAAGGACAATGGGTGGGCTGGTTCAAGGAACTTCTTGCTCGATTCATCAGCTAGCTTTGGATTTTTATGTTGGCATTATAATTACTGTACTAGAGAAATCCAGCTTTTTCAGCATGATTCTGGATATGTGAAGCAGAATTGTTTAACAACAGATTTTACTTATTCCTATGAATGTTTATCTTCTAAAAGGGGAGTCAAGGTACATTGCTTTTTCATCAGAAACATGTACAGAAAGTGTTTTAAAAAGGATATCTCTGTTGCTCTGTGGGAGTGGaagtccaggtggctttatctctatctgtcgctgaccttggggcacctcagctccaaagtaactctttctcacattctttggaaaaaggggggggggggattttttctGAATAGGACAGCAagagccaggttcaccagaactggcttcctgCAATCTTTGTTAgcttccaataaatgctgctgattaacaatccagagtctgtttattgattcaaggattgAGACCTAACAAAACCCAAAGTGCATAAGTCTGCATTTCTTTATGTctgtccttcctttccctttccttattTCCTGCCACTCTGTCATTTTTGTCAACCTGCTCCTTCCCTCTTTTTCATATCTGCTTGGGTGAGCTCTTGAGCATTTTGGGATGTGTCATCAACAATTTATACTGCTCAGTGAAGTGCCATATCCATTAGTGGTGTTAAATAATACAGGATAAAATGAACTACTAAAACTGATTACTTATATCTTGCCACTTCACTCAGCAAAGTTTGTAGCCTTCTTTTAGCCtgaggagccttcctccaatgaAAGAGCCATTTAAGAAGAGGAATGTTTCATACTTTTCAGAGCAAAGTGGTAAGGTATAAACCAGTGTTAGAGATACAACACATTGGTTTTTTAAAGCCTGATTTTTGCAGAGTTATGATTTGAAAATGGAGCTCAAGAATTAAATCCTTTAAATGATAGAATCCAGAATATTTAACTCAATATCTGTGTTTCAAAAACTGTATATGAGTAATGTAGAACTTTCTAGGAAATAATCAAGTTAAAGATAAGAGGAgtatgctctagaacaggggtgggcaattatttttttccatgggaccgcataagaaacagaaaatattgtggcgggccaggccaaaaggcagggggcaaggcgcttttgaaagccccgcagaagctggcagccaaggcaactggcttctgcggggctttcaaggacgcctcgctccccagcacgatagggaggccagtcagggtcatccggcaggccggatgtggcccgcgggccgtataatgcccaggtctgctctagaagGCTATTACTCCTCAGCAGTTTAATTGGTGTATTTATTAGAATAAGTGCTTTTTGTTCTTTGAAAGGAGCAAATTTTGTCTGTCTAAAATATCTTCCTCTTCATTTTTAGGATTAACTTTGTAACTATCAAAACATCAGAATAATTTATCAAAGGCCATATGCATACTAGGGCAATATTATGTTCTACAGCGGTAGACTTAACTGGATTAAATAGTTAGAGCttttgacattttccttttttaaaagaaacattgaGGGCAGAATGTCTTAAGACCTGTGCCACTTTCTTGATTTTTAGATTTAATATTCTTTAAAGTTGAGAATTATGAGTATTATATAACAGCTTTTAGTAAAATTTACATCTAATTCTGGTGGGAAGAATTTTCTTTGATTGTATCAATGTTTACCAAAATAAACAAGTGTAGCATAAATAATATAGCTTTGTTTCAGTCCAGTCCACCATAGTATCGGACTGTTCTTCTGCTTTgatgtgcttgtgtacccctattatccctgaATAAAATTATTGAACTTTACTTGCTCTTgagtggatttcttgcaaaagctgagcTTGCATAGGCAACAaagagcttgcccaaccttttgctaagccaagagcctTCTCTCATTAATTCCCACTCTAGAAGGGACAGAATTCCCATCATTTTGGGTAATAGTCCTGTATTCCTCTTTCTTGTTTAGGTGGATTGGGCAGGTTGGACAAAGAATATAGAAGATATGTATAAATATTCAATGTTCTGCAAAGGCCTGGCAACATAATTCTTTAACTGCTGAAGGAGTAGGGAATAAGATTCTGTTATGTCCCCACAGGAAACCTAAACACATAGGAACCATGCAGTTTTTCACCATTAGTGGGTAGGTAGCATCTAGAGTTGGGTACCAGTTCTTGGTCTCTTTAATCTTATGTCCTGAGTTAGTCCTTTAGAAAAGCATACATTTCTCATTTTGTTCTGAGAAGCCATCTTTTTCCATTTTTACCTTATTAACAAGGTCAGTTGATACATTTTTGCAATTGCCTAAGGTTTCGTGACTTAAGTTGAATGGAAGGAAATTGAAATTTCTTCCAGTGCTGTGGAACTGCAGTTTTTGCTACAGTGAACTCAGGAAAGAGACACATTAAGTATTATATTTTACAAATGTTAGGCCAATTCTGGATTTAAATATAGTTGAACAGCATAGATGCCACAAGATTTTTCAAATAGGCATACCCAATAGATGCCTCAAAAGATCTCCTTTGAAAACCACACAACCAACAAAAACATTTAGATTCTTAAACTTGATTTTATAGTGCTGTACTGAAGTGAAGCTATTTTGATTCACAACAGTGCTTGTACTTGAAGGTTGCTCTTATTCTTTCAGACATCTTTTTGGTATCCATGTAACATTAGACacaatattatataaatataatatcctaaatccatttatttaaattatttatttgagtTCCTTGGGTCATTCTGCAAGCTCagaattgtttgtttttgtttcagtgAACTCAGAGGGCTCGGATCATGAGTCCTGAACTCAAGAGAGGGTCTGGAATGTGTTAGACAAAAGAAGGTAGAAGGTCCTCCTTCATGAGAACTATTTAGTTTCCATTTAGTTAAGCCGCTATTCCATTTAGTTAAATCTTGTTGAACATGATCTGTTGCAGggtaggattgggctgtaaaattaCATGGTTCTGCAAGTAGTTTCAGATCTGAGACCCATTGTGATCTATCCTTAAGAAATAGAAGAGATTTCTCTTGAAAGTTACTGGATGACTAGAAGGATTTTAAATTGAAGAGTGTTCCTTTGGTGAATGTGAGTTTTTAGTAATTGATATGAGGCTGTCTgatgagaaataaaaaaaaggtaTTGCATCATGTCCCACTAAAATTATAGACGTATTAGTTCATTTCCCTAAGGAAATGCATGCTAAGAAATAATTAGCTGTTTTCACAAATAAAGCAACTAGTGAGCTTGTAATACCTTGTCTGATTATTCAGCTGTAACTGCAGGTACCTCTGACTGACCCAAGACTGTCAGCTGTGTCGGCTAtatttaaaaactaatccttGTACAAGTACACACAGGCTTGTCTCATTGAAACTGACCAGGGCTCATGTCTTATATAAAAGATAAAAAAGGGTTGAACTGTGGTGTTTAAAAATCCTAAAAATAACTTTGTTTAAATAATAGATTAAATAGTAGCTTCACAGCACTATAACAAAAAAGATCTTCAGGCTGTTTTTCAGCCTCTTTGTGTGCAGTAGATTATTTTCAGTATGAATGTTCAGTCAAATCTGAGTGATTTCTTTGGTATTATGAGATAGTTCAGTACCATATGGACGAATTGAAACCTGGTGTTCATTAACGTCTTcacttcaagttttttttttttttatctgctCTTTctaagaaaagaaataaatgccAACCTTTAAACCAACTTAGTTGTAAGGGTAATTGTTCCCAACATTTTAAAGACTGGTAATGAAGTTTTAAAATGCGGTTCTAAACACTTTTGTATCTTTCAACCCTGTTTATCACTTGAAGGTCTTATACTTTATGTTACAGCAATGCcagcttgcacattttgtataattcAGCCATAGAATTGCCATTTGGTGCTGCCAGGAAGAGATAATTACTGTTTACAGCTTTAAAAGACAAGCTAGGATAGCTGGCCTGTGCATTTTTTGTTAAGGATCAAACTTTTGGATAACTCTTTGAAGGCAGATTCATGCTGTTGCTTTATCACATAGGAAATGGAATGTCCATGTTTATCTGGCTGTTCATTAAGTGTAGTTAGCATGTAATTTAATAGGACAAGTGCGGTAAAATTTATGCAAGTTGTATGCTTTGTTTCAGTGTTCCCCATCTTGTGGCAATTTCAGTCAAAGCAAAATTCAGCAAGCATAAGCAATGATTCATAGCATAAAGTACCCTGAAATTTATTTGGAGTATACTTGTCAGTTAAAGATTTAATTGTAATGATTTTGTAGCTTTCTAAAGTAAAGCATACACTTTTCTTGGttctccacctttctgtctttgctTCTTGGTATCTCAAAAGAAACCGTGACAGAAGAAATAACTTGTGCTTCTGGATGTTGTTTTAGTGTGATAAGATAATGTGCTCTGACCTCTTCCCTTATCTGACATTACCCAGAAGATTTAGGAGGGGAAGTAGGAGTCACTTGAACTTTTTTTTCAGCATAACCCAAGCATGCTTGTCATGGCTTATTTGAGGCTATCTTTCCACTTTCTTGGTTTTATTTAGTCCTTGGTCTTTTTGAAAGCTTCCCAGTATTACTCTTCAGTCTGTTTGCACAGGGGATCATAGCTGTCCAATTGAATGCAAACTTTCACTATAGTTTGTTTAAAGTGCTATTTCTGGTATATAATAGAACATAAGCTGTGCTTATAAAGCTTtcattaattttaaaacatttattaggttACATAGttactgtgtttttttctgttgcagAAAAGATACAGTTTGGCAGTAGGCCCTCCCAAAAAGGATCCAAAAGTGAAAGGTGTCCAGTCGGCAGCAGTGCAAGCATTCCTCAAACGACAAGAGACACAACGTAGGAAAAAAGGTATATTTTACAATTAGCTTTTTCCTCTTTGGAGTGTTATCATTTCAAAtgtcttttctctactgctcgtTAAATATTGTTGTCATAATTccctttattttgcatgtgtgtttgCATGGTGTTCCAGAATCATATTAAAGTAATGATATAATTGTTAAACGTtgataacgtgtgtgtgtgtgggggggggtgttatgcATTTAAGTATATACTGGGTTAGAAACTGAAGTCCACAAAGGCGACTTGCTTTCTGTTTTTTAAGCGAATTTAGCTTAAAATGTCCCCAGCTACTGTTTCTGTCTATCTTGCACAGAGCTACATTTGAGATATACTGGGCATGCCTAATgggatttttaaatactttttccTCTGAATAGCAGACCTCTGAGCCTTATCACAAATTGCTTTTGAAAGTCCCCTTAGCCATGTGACCTGCTGTTCAGGAAACACTCACCAAGACTTCTTGGAAACATCTAACTAGGTGTTCACTTCTCTGACTCCAAGCGCTGTGTTTAAAGATAGGCTAACTAAATATTGGTTTTAGCTTCaagtttaattttgtttagaGCATTTTAACCCACCTTTGTCTGAGGTCAGAATTACACTTGCTTAGAGATTGCAATTTAATCTGTTTTTTGATTACCAAGATTAGGAATAAGAagagtttataccccacctttctctcctataaagagactaaAGGtgactttcaaactcctttcccttcctcttcccacaacaagcaccttgttaggtaggtggagctgagagagttcccaagaactgtgactaccccaaggtcacccagcagacttcaagtgtaggaacagggaaacaaacccagttcatcagatcagagtctgccactcatgtggaggagtggtgaatcaaacctggttctccagattagaatctaccactctcAACCACTTCAACACCAAGAAAATGTACATTCAGAATTTCAAAGCTGGTTACGGTCTTATATTATTCAGGGCTGACATACTTCAAAGTATCAAAGATTCCTTGTTCACAGAGTTTTTATGtagaaatgttctttttttttacagatctagaggaaaagaaaagaaaagaacaacttTTAGCTAAGCGTGTGGAACTGAAACATGACCGGAAAGCAAGAGCTATGGCTTCACGAACAAAAGACAATTTCTACGGCTATAATGGCATTCCTATTGAAGAGAAACCCAAGAAAAAGCAGGCTTGTGAAAGTAGATCTGATATAAATACAGAAGCAGTGGAGTGTACGACAGGTGATGAAATGGAACAATATGAATATAGTCTGATGGACTCCGAGCATGAATCTGAAGATTATGATGAAAAACCATCCAAAACATCAGTGAAACCAAAGGCAACTCCCAAGAGAGCACCCCCACAACTGAATTTTACAGATCTTCTGAAGCTGGCTGAAAAAAAGCAGTATGAACCAGTGGAAATCAAAGTAGTAAAAAAGACAGAGGAAAGACCTCTGACAGCAGAAGAACTTAGGGAACGAGAATACTTGGAGCGGAAAAATCAAAAAGGGGTTGTactaaaggaaaagaaaggagaaaaagaagtgaAACATGTAATGGCATCTAGTTTTTCCAAAAAAGACCTTTCACAGAAGGAGTTCTTAAATGCTAAACAGAGTAAGCATTCCACAGATAAACATTCATTCTCAAAAGGAAGCCTTTCCTCCCAAAGTGGTAGTTACAAGAAATCCAAAGGACCAGCGTTGTCCTCCAAACCTAAACATGCTGAGAAAACAAAATCTTCAATCAAGGGACCTTTAAAAAGTTCACCTAGCACTAGTCATAGCAAAGCGCCAGTCAGTGAAGGGGGGAAACCCAGACTGAATTCTCATACCCCAGTCTTGAAAACTGCTGCTAATGGGGCTCAGAAACAGTCATCTGTTAAGGAACCCAGTCTTAAGAAAACAGTTAGCCATGTAAAACCAACTAATGTGACTGCTGCCCAACATGAAAGTATTAAACATTCCAACTCTAAGCAGGCAATCAGCAGTTCAAGCACAGGAGGATCTCTTCCACGGACAAAGAGTAGCTTGAGTACAGGACCAGGGAGGCCAGCCAGTAGTTTGAATACTGGACATGGGTTGCAGAGTACTAGTTCAAGAATGGGTCCTGGACGATCAGGAATTAGCTCAGGAGTTGGGCAACGAACTAGTAGCTCAACCATGGCACCTGGGCGGTCAGGCAGCAGCTTAGGTATGGTACCCAGCAGACCAGGAAGCAGTTCAGGACCAGGGCGTCCTAATTGTGGCCAAAGCACAGGACCTGGACGGCCAAATAGCATGCCAAACAATGGACTGGGAAGAGGAAGCAGCTCAGGGCCTGGACCAGGCCGGCCAAGCAGCACTCCAGTTGGAAATGTAAAACCAAAGTGCACTGTCACATCAGAAACCATCTCATCGAAAAACCTGGTCCCCAGACTATCTAGC contains these protein-coding regions:
- the SPTY2D1 gene encoding protein SPT2 homolog, producing MEFSEILMMASEQQGGGAVPKRYSLAVGPPKKDPKVKGVQSAAVQAFLKRQETQRRKKDLEEKKRKEQLLAKRVELKHDRKARAMASRTKDNFYGYNGIPIEEKPKKKQACESRSDINTEAVECTTGDEMEQYEYSLMDSEHESEDYDEKPSKTSVKPKATPKRAPPQLNFTDLLKLAEKKQYEPVEIKVVKKTEERPLTAEELREREYLERKNQKGVVLKEKKGEKEVKHVMASSFSKKDLSQKEFLNAKQSKHSTDKHSFSKGSLSSQSGSYKKSKGPALSSKPKHAEKTKSSIKGPLKSSPSTSHSKAPVSEGGKPRLNSHTPVLKTAANGAQKQSSVKEPSLKKTVSHVKPTNVTAAQHESIKHSNSKQAISSSSTGGSLPRTKSSLSTGPGRPASSLNTGHGLQSTSSRMGPGRSGISSGVGQRTSSSTMAPGRSGSSLGMVPSRPGSSSGPGRPNCGQSTGPGRPNSMPNNGLGRGSSSGPGPGRPSSTPVGNVKPKCTVTSETISSKNLVPRLSSGQMNGMRPQQRPGIPPQGFSRPFLPITSKRPYEDEDDSEMEDFIDDEGEPQEEISKHIREIFGYDRSRYKDESDYALRYMESSWKEQQKEEAKSLRLGMLEDLEEQRREEEELKRKKQAKKLRTR